A genomic segment from Zerene cesonia ecotype Mississippi chromosome 5, Zerene_cesonia_1.1, whole genome shotgun sequence encodes:
- the LOC119839880 gene encoding uncharacterized protein LOC119839880 isoform X5, whose amino-acid sequence MKKSAILKLKSIFGSKRGKRHQEQHNSQKSSRSGSPEPTDGLSPSSGESFRPLQRTPPPSRIGPPPSPPVPTKPVAPVAPEPTGPLPLAPCPVCGRTFVPQSLAKHVKICEKMTIKKRKTFDSSRQRREGTDLEQYLPKNFGLPENSPFLEKSPPNTAKATPKPKVQSVRSAIMKPTADLQKCPHCGRAFGVRAFERHVEWCADKAKILPAAPAQPPAHIADAKQRLNARTQYKAPPVRTRRSSQTREKSSNSRSASVESSRGISPPREYGDYKHPRSRASESASSNDHEESSPHVPVIRNSRASQNKSSGDANIKARQARLARDLSSSRNNQENNIAPLQQCNTDPDVNKKEKDNKPKVRMTIKKKQQLKKLEELAEKHKEKSQKILAKVQRASKVTEKTECPSKSQIPLLKKEKIVKKTIINKDIPQKETVNIDKESTDNNITKQAQVAIKEINIKTKTKKDVSRRQKESTMSLDSLEDCPQKSTREQNSQSIGINTELLCPCVPCVIHDLTPPKQKKKNEKSSHLNKIQADKCESELFTRNQIMENSSSVELLYKNPSMVSSCDNSKELREQADCDETETGFYQAKVPFYHSSSDAIDFTDNIKRLENLNEYSDTNIESKTDVFKNISSGKVIKEDSKQYIDLSNEHFDENYERDLSEDSLDCDEKENVIDDEDQNNLVSRHGSGDTYTKFIDNPADLEEFLTLTDDMICDTNNKKEITDKDIEHIHTPKTNSIESICANSNKDILTKHSFSDTIEELKNNFKEILQETQDENAEDDLNRKVSDMEHITVYELKFYDQKSNAELSQTTKQDSDVKLPAIEENNKLVRKGLKSKNNISNIYKNNRKCEMLNKTNKEYRTFIIKENREESSDEAPPLKLPRIDLKSSNNIVGEKLFPSSVKRSTSLLDSIQKKPSSKVGTPNKTRQKTDQLEDDIMQSLKEFDKFYETQKHDKNQSHKDITKMYIDTVKRDSRKKCEQKMNKNDNVTNGNHTPSGKISNDSAYSSLNRVSPSKLSLCNVKESNDLVLLEQIPAGSESSDSHKEDRRSISSEEFLAMERSTELQESLTRSDMHSSYNNVGNPSINDKHTNSRTSTHRSASRRQNTKEALSSSGSETSLHRSRRESAPTSAPRLSRFCHECGSKFPVDTAKFCIECGVKRLLV is encoded by the exons GCAAACGGCACCAAGAACAACATAATTCACAAAAGTCTTCGAGGTCTGGTTCCCCGGAACCCACAGATGGCCTATCGCCAAGTAGCGGCGAATCTTTCCGGCCTCTACAAAGGACGCCTCCGCCCAGTCGTATTGGGCCTCCGCCGTCCCCGCCCGTGCCGACCAAACCTGTGGCTCCGGTAGCTCCGGAGCCCACAGGACCACTGCCGCTTGCGCCATGCCCCGTCTGTGGAAGGACGTTTGTGCCGCAGTCTTTAGCGAAACACGTAAAGATATGCGAGAAAATGACCATCAAGAAAAGGAAAACATTCGACTCTTCGAGACAGAGGCGCGAAG GCACGGACTTAGAACAATACTTGCCAAAGAATTTCGGTCTTCCAGAAAACAGCCCATTCCTTGAGAAGAGTCCGCCGAATACTGCCAAAGCCACGCCTAAGCCAAAAGTACAGTCGGTTCGCAGTGCTATCATGAAG CCGACGGCAGATCTACAAAAATGTCCGCACTGTGGTCGCGCATTCGGCGTACGCGCATTCGAACGGCACGTGGAATGGTGCGCGGACAAAGCGAAGATCCTGCCAGCCGCGCCGGCACAGCCGCCAGCCCATATAGCTGACGCGAAGCAAAGGCTCAATGCGCGTACGCAATATAAAGCACCTCCTGTACGAACCCGACG TTCATCTCAAACTCGTGAAAAGTCATCGAACAGTAGATCAGCTTCTGTGGAATCGAGCCGTGGTATTTCACCGCCCCGGGAATATGGTGACTATAAACACCCGCGATCTAGAGCATCAG aatCGGCATCTAGCAATGATCACGAGGAGAGCTCTCCTCATGTTCCAGTAATTAGAAACTCACGCGcttcacaaaataaatcatctgGCGATGCTAATATTAAAGCGAGACAAGCAAGGCTTGCTAGGGACTTGAGCAGTTCTAg AAATAATCAAGAAAATAACATTGCTCCTCTTCAACAATGCAACACCGACCctgatgtaaataaaaaagaaaaagacaaTAAACCTAAAGTTagaatgacaataaaaaagaaacagcaACTAAAAAAACTTGAAGAGCTTGCTGaaaaacacaaagaaaaaagCCAAAAAATATTAGCAAAAGTACAAAGAGCTTCCAAAGTCACAGAAAAAACTGAATGCCCATCCAAAAGCCAAATTCCTTTgctaaaaaaagaaaagattgtgaaaaaaacaattataaataaagatatccCTCAAAAAGAGACAGTAAATATAGATAAGGAATCTACTGACAACAACATTACAAAACAGGCACAAGTAGcgattaaagaaattaatataaaaactaaaacaaagaAAGATGTTTCTAGAAGGCAGAAAGAAAGCACTATGAGTTTAGATAGTCTGGAGGATTGTCCACAGAAATCGACTAGGGAACAAAATAGCCAATCAATAGGAATTAATACAGAACTTCTATGTCCATGTGTGCCATGTGTAATACACGATTTAACTCCacctaaacaaaaaaagaaaaatgaaaaatcttcacacttaaataaaattcaggcAGACAAATGCGAGTCAGAACTTTTCACAAGGAACCAAATTATGGAAAATTCATCTAGcgttgaattattatataaaaacccaAGCATGGTGAGTTCTTGTGATAATAGTAAAGAACTACGTGAACAGGCCGATTGTGATGAGACTGAAACCGGCTTTTATCAAGCTAAAGTCCCTTTTTATCATTCTTCTTCAGATGCAATAGACtttacagataacataaagcGTTTGGAAAATCTAAATGAATATTCCGATACCAACATTGAATCAAAAACAgatgttttcaaaaatatttcatcaggAAAGGTCATCAAGGAGGACAGCAAACAATATATTGACTTGTCCAATGAGCACTTCGATGAAAACTATGAGCGAGATCTAAGTGAAGATAGTTTAGATTGTGATGagaaagaaaatgttataGATGACGAGGATCAAAACAATTTGGTCAGTCGTCATGGTAGTGGGGACACATACACAAAGTTTATTGATAATCCTGCCGATTTAGAAGAATTTCTCACGTTAACAGATGATATGATATGTGATACCAACAATAAGAAAGAAATTACTGACAAAGACATAGAACATATTCATACCCCTAAAACTAACTCTATTGAATCAATATGTGCTAATAGTAATAAAGACATTTTAACCAAACACAGTTTTTCGGACACGATTGaggaattaaaaaacaattttaaagaaattttgcAAGAAACACAGGATGAGAATGCTGAAGatgatttaaatagaaaagtttCAGATATGGAGCATATAACtgtatatgaattaaaattttacgatcAAAAGTCGAATGCAGAATTAAGTCAAACTACGAAGCAAGATTCCGATGTTAAATTACCTGCCATAGaagaaaacaacaaattaGTTCGCAAGGGccttaaaagtaaaaataatatatcaaatatatataaaaacaatcgaaAATGCGAAATGctgaacaaaacaaataaagaatataggacttttataattaaggaaAATCGAGAAGAGAGCAGTGATGAAGCACCGCCTTTAAAGTTACCtcgtattgatttaaaaag CAGTAACAACATTGTGGGTGAGAAACTGTTCCCTTCCTCCGTCAAACGTTCCACTTCCCTTCTTGATTCCATCCAAAAGAAACCATCGAGCAAAGTAGGTACTCCAAACAAAACTCGACAAAAAACAGATCAGTTGGAAGACGACATAATGCAGTCGCTCAAAGaatttgacaaattttatgaaacacaaaaacatgATAAGAATCAATCTCATAAAGATatcacaaaaatgtatatagataCAGTAAAAAGAGACTCACGGAAAAAATGCGAACAGAAGATGAATAAGAACGACAATGTAACGAATGGTAACCATACGCCGAGTGGAAAAATTAGCAACGATTCGGCATATAGCAG CTTAAATCGAGTATCACCATCGAAACTCTCGTTATGCAATGTTAAAGAATCAAATGACTTGGTCTTGCTGGAACAAATCCCAGCTGGATCCGAATCCAGTGATAGTCATAAAGAAGATAGGCGTTCTATATCCAGTGAGGAATTTTTAGCTATGGAGAGATCAACTGAATTACAAGAGTCTTTAACAAGATCTGATATGCATTCATCTTATAATAACGTAGGAAATCCTAGTATAAATG ataAACACACGAATTCTCGTACGTCGACGCATCGGAGCGCATCGCGTCGGCAAAACACAAAGGAGGCTCTCAGCTCGAGTGGCTCCGAAACTTCCCTTCACAGAAGTCGGCGGGAATCCGCGCCAACCTCTGCCCCTCGACTGTCCCGCTTCTGTCACGAGTGTGGCAGTAAATTCCCAGTCGACACTGCCAAATTTTGTATCGAGTGTGGTGTGAAAAGACTTTTAGTGTGA
- the LOC119839880 gene encoding bromodomain-containing protein DDB_G0270170 isoform X2, translating into MLSCFCIQRKRGKRHQEQHNSQKSSRSGSPEPTDGLSPSSGESFRPLQRTPPPSRIGPPPSPPVPTKPVAPVAPEPTGPLPLAPCPVCGRTFVPQSLAKHVKICEKMTIKKRKTFDSSRQRREGTDLEQYLPKNFGLPENSPFLEKSPPNTAKATPKPKVQSVRSAIMKPTADLQKCPHCGRAFGVRAFERHVEWCADKAKILPAAPAQPPAHIADAKQRLNARTQYKAPPVRTRRSSQTREKSSNSRSASVESSRGISPPREYGDYKHPRSRASESASSNDHEESSPHVPVIRNSRASQNKSSGDANIKARQARLARDLSSSRLDDEYDPFASAARQMKELMSSDTNIPKKQQNSKDSNRTLPTLKQTPSTKSSSVLRPDNTKIMKDSLNKTYQKTPTLHRMKSFGSTNNDNSPNTFGGRCSSFRLNRNDKRPNLNTTFTKSSKENISSVDKPYFNRNNSLNRSFSSYNNSAYSTPKLKDKIPKLSTSMHHAFQRNTTKQQPLKLDKIKKDEEKKDFVNLDAILSCDNSSMTDSNYIDPMLINENDNLPINVNTILNNPDIISSLESLLTTENLPAKFESFSTNNNNSTDAKKSANLEYYNKENNNNFHSNNSTTPIINDLSSQYHKLMSSLEHSIASRTSGRDDDSLCEDFDLEEFMTSFDEEVNKQKLENKRTCSSTTRVVKQSELSNDVVDSKIETKHNLNCSNNGLLPVNKSMSLVFSSNNIVGEKLFPSSVKRSTSLLDSIQKKPSSKVGTPNKTRQKTDQLEDDIMQSLKEFDKFYETQKHDKNQSHKDITKMYIDTVKRDSRKKCEQKMNKNDNVTNGNHTPSGKISNDSAYSSLNRVSPSKLSLCNVKESNDLVLLEQIPAGSESSDSHKEDRRSISSEEFLAMERSTELQESLTRSDMHSSYNNVGNPSINDKHTNSRTSTHRSASRRQNTKEALSSSGSETSLHRSRRESAPTSAPRLSRFCHECGSKFPVDTAKFCIECGVKRLLV; encoded by the exons GCAAACGGCACCAAGAACAACATAATTCACAAAAGTCTTCGAGGTCTGGTTCCCCGGAACCCACAGATGGCCTATCGCCAAGTAGCGGCGAATCTTTCCGGCCTCTACAAAGGACGCCTCCGCCCAGTCGTATTGGGCCTCCGCCGTCCCCGCCCGTGCCGACCAAACCTGTGGCTCCGGTAGCTCCGGAGCCCACAGGACCACTGCCGCTTGCGCCATGCCCCGTCTGTGGAAGGACGTTTGTGCCGCAGTCTTTAGCGAAACACGTAAAGATATGCGAGAAAATGACCATCAAGAAAAGGAAAACATTCGACTCTTCGAGACAGAGGCGCGAAG GCACGGACTTAGAACAATACTTGCCAAAGAATTTCGGTCTTCCAGAAAACAGCCCATTCCTTGAGAAGAGTCCGCCGAATACTGCCAAAGCCACGCCTAAGCCAAAAGTACAGTCGGTTCGCAGTGCTATCATGAAG CCGACGGCAGATCTACAAAAATGTCCGCACTGTGGTCGCGCATTCGGCGTACGCGCATTCGAACGGCACGTGGAATGGTGCGCGGACAAAGCGAAGATCCTGCCAGCCGCGCCGGCACAGCCGCCAGCCCATATAGCTGACGCGAAGCAAAGGCTCAATGCGCGTACGCAATATAAAGCACCTCCTGTACGAACCCGACG TTCATCTCAAACTCGTGAAAAGTCATCGAACAGTAGATCAGCTTCTGTGGAATCGAGCCGTGGTATTTCACCGCCCCGGGAATATGGTGACTATAAACACCCGCGATCTAGAGCATCAG aatCGGCATCTAGCAATGATCACGAGGAGAGCTCTCCTCATGTTCCAGTAATTAGAAACTCACGCGcttcacaaaataaatcatctgGCGATGCTAATATTAAAGCGAGACAAGCAAGGCTTGCTAGGGACTTGAGCAGTTCTAg gCTTGACGACGAATATGACCCCTTTGCATCAGCTGCCAGACAAATGAAAGAACTTATGTCCTCAGATACGAATATAcctaaaaaacaacaaaattctAAAGATTCTAACCGTACCCTTCCTACATTAAAGCAAACTCCTAGCACCAAATCTTCCTCTGTTTTACGCCCTgataacactaaaataatgaaagattCTTTGAACAAAACATATCAAAAAACACCCACACTGCATAGAATGAAATCATTTGGAAGTACAAATAACGATAACTCTCCTAACACTTTTGGTGGGAGATGCAGTTCATTCAGATTAAATAGAAACGATAAAAGACCAAACCTCAACACGACCTTCACTAAATCTAGCAAAGAAAACATTAGTTCTGTTGATAAGCCATATTTTAATCGTAATAATAGTTTGAACAGATCTTTCTCAAGTTACAATAATTCTGCGTATAGTACACCGAAGTTAAAAGACAAAATTCCTAAATTATCAACATCTATGCATCATGCTTTTCAGCGTAATACTACAAAACAGCAGCCTCTCAAACTTGACAAAATTAAGAAAGACGAAGAAAAGAAAGACTTCGTTAATCTGGATGCTATTTTATCATGCGATAATTCTTCAATGACTGACAGTAATTATATAGATCCTATGCTCATTAATGAAAATGACAATTTGCctattaatgtaaatacaatACTTAATAACCCCGACATAATTAGTAGTTTAGAGTCACTTTTAACTACAGAAAATTTACCTGCTAAGTTTGAATCTTTTAgtactaataataacaattctaCTGATGCCAAAAAATCTGctaatttagaatattataataaggaaaataataataatttccattCAAATAATTCAACAACACCAATTATTAACGATTTAAGCTcccaatatcataaattaatgtcCTCTTTAGAACATAGCATAGCATCTAGAACTTCAGGTAGGGATGATGATTCTTTATGTGAAGATTTCGATCTTGAAGAGTTTATGACCTCTTTTGATGAGGAAGttaataaacagaaattagaaaataaacggACTTGTAGCTCTACAACAAGAGTAGTTAAACAATCTGAATTATCCAACGATGTTGTAGATtctaaaattgaaacaaaacataatttaaattgcagtAACAACGGATTACTAcctgtaaataaatcaatgtcCCTTGTTTTTAGCAGTAACAACATTGTGGGTGAGAAACTGTTCCCTTCCTCCGTCAAACGTTCCACTTCCCTTCTTGATTCCATCCAAAAGAAACCATCGAGCAAAGTAGGTACTCCAAACAAAACTCGACAAAAAACAGATCAGTTGGAAGACGACATAATGCAGTCGCTCAAAGaatttgacaaattttatgaaacacaaaaacatgATAAGAATCAATCTCATAAAGATatcacaaaaatgtatatagataCAGTAAAAAGAGACTCACGGAAAAAATGCGAACAGAAGATGAATAAGAACGACAATGTAACGAATGGTAACCATACGCCGAGTGGAAAAATTAGCAACGATTCGGCATATAGCAG CTTAAATCGAGTATCACCATCGAAACTCTCGTTATGCAATGTTAAAGAATCAAATGACTTGGTCTTGCTGGAACAAATCCCAGCTGGATCCGAATCCAGTGATAGTCATAAAGAAGATAGGCGTTCTATATCCAGTGAGGAATTTTTAGCTATGGAGAGATCAACTGAATTACAAGAGTCTTTAACAAGATCTGATATGCATTCATCTTATAATAACGTAGGAAATCCTAGTATAAATG ataAACACACGAATTCTCGTACGTCGACGCATCGGAGCGCATCGCGTCGGCAAAACACAAAGGAGGCTCTCAGCTCGAGTGGCTCCGAAACTTCCCTTCACAGAAGTCGGCGGGAATCCGCGCCAACCTCTGCCCCTCGACTGTCCCGCTTCTGTCACGAGTGTGGCAGTAAATTCCCAGTCGACACTGCCAAATTTTGTATCGAGTGTGGTGTGAAAAGACTTTTAGTGTGA
- the LOC119839880 gene encoding bromodomain-containing protein DDB_G0270170 isoform X4, with translation MKKSAILKLKSIFGSKRGKRHQEQHNSQKSSRSGSPEPTDGLSPSSGESFRPLQRTPPPSRIGPPPSPPVPTKPVAPVAPEPTGPLPLAPCPVCGRTFVPQSLAKHVKICEKMTIKKRKTFDSSRQRREENSPFLEKSPPNTAKATPKPKVQSVRSAIMKPTADLQKCPHCGRAFGVRAFERHVEWCADKAKILPAAPAQPPAHIADAKQRLNARTQYKAPPVRTRRSSQTREKSSNSRSASVESSRGISPPREYGDYKHPRSRASESASSNDHEESSPHVPVIRNSRASQNKSSGDANIKARQARLARDLSSSRLDDEYDPFASAARQMKELMSSDTNIPKKQQNSKDSNRTLPTLKQTPSTKSSSVLRPDNTKIMKDSLNKTYQKTPTLHRMKSFGSTNNDNSPNTFGGRCSSFRLNRNDKRPNLNTTFTKSSKENISSVDKPYFNRNNSLNRSFSSYNNSAYSTPKLKDKIPKLSTSMHHAFQRNTTKQQPLKLDKIKKDEEKKDFVNLDAILSCDNSSMTDSNYIDPMLINENDNLPINVNTILNNPDIISSLESLLTTENLPAKFESFSTNNNNSTDAKKSANLEYYNKENNNNFHSNNSTTPIINDLSSQYHKLMSSLEHSIASRTSGRDDDSLCEDFDLEEFMTSFDEEVNKQKLENKRTCSSTTRVVKQSELSNDVVDSKIETKHNLNCSNNGLLPVNKSMSLVFSSNNIVGEKLFPSSVKRSTSLLDSIQKKPSSKVGTPNKTRQKTDQLEDDIMQSLKEFDKFYETQKHDKNQSHKDITKMYIDTVKRDSRKKCEQKMNKNDNVTNGNHTPSGKISNDSAYSSLNRVSPSKLSLCNVKESNDLVLLEQIPAGSESSDSHKEDRRSISSEEFLAMERSTELQESLTRSDMHSSYNNVGNPSINDKHTNSRTSTHRSASRRQNTKEALSSSGSETSLHRSRRESAPTSAPRLSRFCHECGSKFPVDTAKFCIECGVKRLLV, from the exons GCAAACGGCACCAAGAACAACATAATTCACAAAAGTCTTCGAGGTCTGGTTCCCCGGAACCCACAGATGGCCTATCGCCAAGTAGCGGCGAATCTTTCCGGCCTCTACAAAGGACGCCTCCGCCCAGTCGTATTGGGCCTCCGCCGTCCCCGCCCGTGCCGACCAAACCTGTGGCTCCGGTAGCTCCGGAGCCCACAGGACCACTGCCGCTTGCGCCATGCCCCGTCTGTGGAAGGACGTTTGTGCCGCAGTCTTTAGCGAAACACGTAAAGATATGCGAGAAAATGACCATCAAGAAAAGGAAAACATTCGACTCTTCGAGACAGAGGCGCGAAG AAAACAGCCCATTCCTTGAGAAGAGTCCGCCGAATACTGCCAAAGCCACGCCTAAGCCAAAAGTACAGTCGGTTCGCAGTGCTATCATGAAG CCGACGGCAGATCTACAAAAATGTCCGCACTGTGGTCGCGCATTCGGCGTACGCGCATTCGAACGGCACGTGGAATGGTGCGCGGACAAAGCGAAGATCCTGCCAGCCGCGCCGGCACAGCCGCCAGCCCATATAGCTGACGCGAAGCAAAGGCTCAATGCGCGTACGCAATATAAAGCACCTCCTGTACGAACCCGACG TTCATCTCAAACTCGTGAAAAGTCATCGAACAGTAGATCAGCTTCTGTGGAATCGAGCCGTGGTATTTCACCGCCCCGGGAATATGGTGACTATAAACACCCGCGATCTAGAGCATCAG aatCGGCATCTAGCAATGATCACGAGGAGAGCTCTCCTCATGTTCCAGTAATTAGAAACTCACGCGcttcacaaaataaatcatctgGCGATGCTAATATTAAAGCGAGACAAGCAAGGCTTGCTAGGGACTTGAGCAGTTCTAg gCTTGACGACGAATATGACCCCTTTGCATCAGCTGCCAGACAAATGAAAGAACTTATGTCCTCAGATACGAATATAcctaaaaaacaacaaaattctAAAGATTCTAACCGTACCCTTCCTACATTAAAGCAAACTCCTAGCACCAAATCTTCCTCTGTTTTACGCCCTgataacactaaaataatgaaagattCTTTGAACAAAACATATCAAAAAACACCCACACTGCATAGAATGAAATCATTTGGAAGTACAAATAACGATAACTCTCCTAACACTTTTGGTGGGAGATGCAGTTCATTCAGATTAAATAGAAACGATAAAAGACCAAACCTCAACACGACCTTCACTAAATCTAGCAAAGAAAACATTAGTTCTGTTGATAAGCCATATTTTAATCGTAATAATAGTTTGAACAGATCTTTCTCAAGTTACAATAATTCTGCGTATAGTACACCGAAGTTAAAAGACAAAATTCCTAAATTATCAACATCTATGCATCATGCTTTTCAGCGTAATACTACAAAACAGCAGCCTCTCAAACTTGACAAAATTAAGAAAGACGAAGAAAAGAAAGACTTCGTTAATCTGGATGCTATTTTATCATGCGATAATTCTTCAATGACTGACAGTAATTATATAGATCCTATGCTCATTAATGAAAATGACAATTTGCctattaatgtaaatacaatACTTAATAACCCCGACATAATTAGTAGTTTAGAGTCACTTTTAACTACAGAAAATTTACCTGCTAAGTTTGAATCTTTTAgtactaataataacaattctaCTGATGCCAAAAAATCTGctaatttagaatattataataaggaaaataataataatttccattCAAATAATTCAACAACACCAATTATTAACGATTTAAGCTcccaatatcataaattaatgtcCTCTTTAGAACATAGCATAGCATCTAGAACTTCAGGTAGGGATGATGATTCTTTATGTGAAGATTTCGATCTTGAAGAGTTTATGACCTCTTTTGATGAGGAAGttaataaacagaaattagaaaataaacggACTTGTAGCTCTACAACAAGAGTAGTTAAACAATCTGAATTATCCAACGATGTTGTAGATtctaaaattgaaacaaaacataatttaaattgcagtAACAACGGATTACTAcctgtaaataaatcaatgtcCCTTGTTTTTAGCAGTAACAACATTGTGGGTGAGAAACTGTTCCCTTCCTCCGTCAAACGTTCCACTTCCCTTCTTGATTCCATCCAAAAGAAACCATCGAGCAAAGTAGGTACTCCAAACAAAACTCGACAAAAAACAGATCAGTTGGAAGACGACATAATGCAGTCGCTCAAAGaatttgacaaattttatgaaacacaaaaacatgATAAGAATCAATCTCATAAAGATatcacaaaaatgtatatagataCAGTAAAAAGAGACTCACGGAAAAAATGCGAACAGAAGATGAATAAGAACGACAATGTAACGAATGGTAACCATACGCCGAGTGGAAAAATTAGCAACGATTCGGCATATAGCAG CTTAAATCGAGTATCACCATCGAAACTCTCGTTATGCAATGTTAAAGAATCAAATGACTTGGTCTTGCTGGAACAAATCCCAGCTGGATCCGAATCCAGTGATAGTCATAAAGAAGATAGGCGTTCTATATCCAGTGAGGAATTTTTAGCTATGGAGAGATCAACTGAATTACAAGAGTCTTTAACAAGATCTGATATGCATTCATCTTATAATAACGTAGGAAATCCTAGTATAAATG ataAACACACGAATTCTCGTACGTCGACGCATCGGAGCGCATCGCGTCGGCAAAACACAAAGGAGGCTCTCAGCTCGAGTGGCTCCGAAACTTCCCTTCACAGAAGTCGGCGGGAATCCGCGCCAACCTCTGCCCCTCGACTGTCCCGCTTCTGTCACGAGTGTGGCAGTAAATTCCCAGTCGACACTGCCAAATTTTGTATCGAGTGTGGTGTGAAAAGACTTTTAGTGTGA